Part of the Pseudarthrobacter sp. NBSH8 genome is shown below.
CAGGTGCATGCCTATATGTTACCCGGCAGTAACTTACTGACAAGTTAAAAGAAGTAGGGCAGCCACGTAGGATGTGGCGCATGACGCAACAACGCTACCGGGACCTTGCCGAGTGGCCGCTGATGGGAACGGCCCTGGTTTTCCTGGCGGCCTATGCGTGGCAGGTGATTGGCCGGGTCGAGGGCAGCGGCGCGGAATGGCTTGAGACGGTGATGTGGTTGACATGGAGTATTTTCGTCCTGGATTACGCCGCGAACCTGTGGCTGGCCAGAGAGCGACGCCGCTGGTTCCTGTGGAACCTGCACGAACTCCTGATCGTGGCCCTTCCATTCTTACGGCCGCTGCGCCTGCTCCGGCTGGTCAGACTGCTTTCGGTCCTACACAGGACCATCGGCGAAACCCTGAGGGGCCGGGTGGTCACGTACGTGGCCGGTTCGGCGGCGCTCCTGGTATTCGTTGGCGCGCTGGCGGTGCTGGACATTGAACAGTCTGCCCCGGATGCCAAGATCCTGACCTTCGGAGACGCCCTGTGGTGGGCCATCACCACCATCACCACCGTGGGTTACGGCGATATGTACCCTGTGACGCCGATCGGCAGGATGGTTGCCGCGGCCCTCATGATGAGTGGCATCGCCGTGCTGGGTGTGGTCACGGCATCCATCGCTTCCTGGTTGGTCCAGCGCGTCGAGGAGTCCACTGAAGCTGCCGCGGAGTCCATAGAGGAACCCTTGCGGGCAGAACTGGCCGGCCTGGTCACGGAGATCGCTGCGCTGCGGCGCGAGGTGGCCGAGCTCAAGGACCGCCCAACGTTGTAGAAATGTCCAGCGGGCCGGGCAGCCGGACACCGGGTAGCCGCCGCCAGGACTGCGAGTAGGCGCCGCCTCCGGGCCACGTACCCGGCGCAAAAATTCAGGTATCGCCTACTGGTGCAGCGCCCGTCGCAGCTTCCTAGACTCGAAACTCGTAGGGCTGAACAAGTTGCCGGCGCATCCTCCGAGCTGGGGTGGATGATGCCGCTTCATAGCGGAGCATCCGTATCTTCTGGGTATGCGGGCGCTCCCATCATGCGCTTCCGTGCGCGGTTCCGTTCAAAGACCGGGACCGCGCAGCGCATCACACCTCGATCCGTCCCGCATATGTAGTTTGCGGCGGCCTTGCCGCCTCAGTTGCGGGTCCGACCTGCGACGGGCCACCCATGTATCAGTTGAGTCCAAAAATTCCCGAACCACCCCGCCGAAATTTTGAAACCGACGTCCCACGGGCCGATCTCCTCACCGGCCGCCAGCCGATGAGCAACAAGCTGTGGGCCGGCATGGCCGCAGCCGCCGTGATTTCCGCTTTCGGCGTCGGCGCCCTGGCCGGCCCCGCCCCCACGGCAGAATTGTCGGTGCCACCGGGGGCCATAACGACGGCGGCCTCTCCCGTAGTGCGGGTTGCCCGGCCTTTGGCCGCGGTGCCCCTGGATGCGCCGTACGTTGGGTCCGTTGAGTTTGATGGTGCGGCAGCCGGCACCGCGCAGCCGGAAGTCGCAGCTGCCGCGCCCGCGCCCCCGGCCGAGGCTCCCCCGCCGCCAGCCCCCGAACCTGCTCCGGCACCTGCGGGCGACACCAACCTCTACACAGTGGTTCCCGGCGACACGGTGGGTGGGATAGCGGCCCGGTATGGCGTCGACGCAAACGCGATGCTGGCCGCCAACGGGCTGGGCCTCTACAGCATCATCGTCCCGGGCCAGACGCTGAAGCTGACGGGACCCGCCGTCGGAGTTTCCGCTCCAGCCCCGGCTCCGGCCGCGGCCGCACCGGCTTCACCGGTCTACAACCCCGCGCCGGCGCCGGTCCAGGCCGCGCCTGCTGTCCGCACCATCTACGTCGCGGGCGCAGGCGGACAGGCCATGCTGGACGCCTGCATCGGGCCCATCCACTACACGCCAAACGACGGCTACTCGCTCTTCATCACGGAGCACGATTTCTGCGGCGGGTGGGCGCGTTTCTCCGGCATCGGCGTGGGCGAGACCATCAGCATCCCGGGCTACGGGACGTACACCGCGACAGCCAGGGGCCAGGTCCCCAACCCGGGAACCACCAACAACGTCATCGCTGTTTTCGGCGGGTTCCCCCGGGCCATCCTGCAGACCTGCATCCCCGGGACCAACCAGATGCTGCTGATCGCGCTGAACTAGGCTCGGGCCCGGCCGAGTTCGCGGTCCAGCGTTTCCGAAGCTTGTTCGCGGTTCCGAACCTTTAGGGCAAGGAGCCGCGAACAAGGCATGCGGTAATCGGCCTGACTAGGCAGGCATCGGATGGCGTTCCGAAATCTGCTCCACCAGTTCGCCCACGCGTTCCTCGGCGTAGTTGCGAGCGATATCACCCTGGCTGAGGATGCCGACCAATTTGTGGTCGACAATTACCGGGAGCCGACGGACCTGGTGCCGCTCCATGATGTCGATGGCCGCGTCGACACTGGCGTCGGCGTCAACCCAGTAGGGCTTGCCGGTGGCCAGTTCGCCGGCCAGCATCTCGAGGGGATCACGGCCGGCAGCAACGCACCTGAGCACGATGTCGCGGTCGGTAATCATGCCCTTCAGCTTGCCATCGTCGCCGCAGATCGGCAGCGATCCACAGTCCAGATCCAACATCATCCGGGCGGCATCTGTGAGGGACTGATGCTCCTTAATACACCGTGCATCCGTAGTCATGAATTCACGTACAACGCTCATTGGTTCTCCTTCATCGATTGATGTATCGACACAGGGCATCGGGGGCACGTGCGCCGATGTTGCCAGCCTACGCCGGGGCCAAACCGATGTCGACGACGGCCCCTCCCCTGATTTCGGGCACAAAAAAAGCCTCCGGAACCTGATGGTTCCGGAGGCTTTTCCTTGGGTGGCAGATGAGGGATTCGAACCCCCGTAGGCGTTGCCAGCTGATTTACAGTCAGCCCCCTTTGGCCGCTCGGGTAATCTGCCGAACTTCAAAAGAAGATCACCCCCGGCTGCAGTGTTCGGAACGTCCGTCTCCGGGTCGTTCCGCTTCCAGTAACCGCGGGCAAGACAACTTTACAGAACTTCTGCCGAAACATCGAATCGGCGCGGCAGACCCCTGAAAAGGCCGCCAGAAGACCCGCAATTCCGCGGAACACGGGGGACTCAGGCGTCGCCGAGAATCCGTCCGGCCAGCCTTGCCTCGAACTTCACGGCCTGCTCCTGGGTGATCTGGTTCAGCTGGACCGCCCGCAGCAGGTCCTCGCTGACACCGTCCATGCGGGCCGAGGCATCCGGGACGGGGCTGAAGATGATGGAGGCGGCGATGGCTGCTGCGGCAACGGAGGTAGCGGCGGTGGCCACGGCGCCGGCTGCTGCGGCGGTGGTTCGGGTGGCGTAACGGACGGCGGTGCGTGGCATGGTGTTCCCTTTCGAGCTACTTCCAACTCGTTCAACTCTCCATCGTCCGGCTTCGTTCCCGCAGTACGTCCGCTATGAGGGAACTGTGAATCCGGAAACTTGCCGAATCCACAACTGCGCCGCAACCGCCACAGCGCCACAGCCGGGCGATCCGTATTAGGCTGGAATGCAGAGATCCACGCCCTGCAGAGCCAATTTCAGGGCACCCACCGGCACAAGGAGAATCATGGCAGGCGAGTCAACGTTCGACGTCGTAAGCAAAGTGGACAAGCAGGAAGTGGCCAACGCGCTAAACCAGGCGCAGAAGGAACTGGTCCAGCGCTATGACTTCAAGGGCGTCGGCGCCGAGGTCGAATTCAGCGGCGAAAAGATCCTGATGAAGGCGAACTCGGA
Proteins encoded:
- a CDS encoding potassium channel family protein, with amino-acid sequence MTQQRYRDLAEWPLMGTALVFLAAYAWQVIGRVEGSGAEWLETVMWLTWSIFVLDYAANLWLARERRRWFLWNLHELLIVALPFLRPLRLLRLVRLLSVLHRTIGETLRGRVVTYVAGSAALLVFVGALAVLDIEQSAPDAKILTFGDALWWAITTITTVGYGDMYPVTPIGRMVAAALMMSGIAVLGVVTASIASWLVQRVEESTEAAAESIEEPLRAELAGLVTEIAALRREVAELKDRPTL
- a CDS encoding LysM domain-containing protein; amino-acid sequence: MYQLSPKIPEPPRRNFETDVPRADLLTGRQPMSNKLWAGMAAAAVISAFGVGALAGPAPTAELSVPPGAITTAASPVVRVARPLAAVPLDAPYVGSVEFDGAAAGTAQPEVAAAAPAPPAEAPPPPAPEPAPAPAGDTNLYTVVPGDTVGGIAARYGVDANAMLAANGLGLYSIIVPGQTLKLTGPAVGVSAPAPAPAAAAPASPVYNPAPAPVQAAPAVRTIYVAGAGGQAMLDACIGPIHYTPNDGYSLFITEHDFCGGWARFSGIGVGETISIPGYGTYTATARGQVPNPGTTNNVIAVFGGFPRAILQTCIPGTNQMLLIALN
- a CDS encoding CBS domain-containing protein — encoded protein: MSVVREFMTTDARCIKEHQSLTDAARMMLDLDCGSLPICGDDGKLKGMITDRDIVLRCVAAGRDPLEMLAGELATGKPYWVDADASVDAAIDIMERHQVRRLPVIVDHKLVGILSQGDIARNYAEERVGELVEQISERHPMPA